In Cervus elaphus chromosome 3, mCerEla1.1, whole genome shotgun sequence, the following proteins share a genomic window:
- the LOC122681895 gene encoding 40S ribosomal protein S15a: MVRMNVLADALKSINNAEKRGKRQVLIRPCSKVIVRFLTVMMKHGYIGEFEIIDDHRAGKIVVNLTGRLNKCGVISPRFDVQLKDLEKWQNNLLPSRQFGFIVLTTSAGIMDHEEARRKHTGGKILGFFF, from the coding sequence ATGGTGCGCATGAATGTCCTGGCTGATGCTCTCAAGAGTATCAACAACGCCGAAAAGAGAGGCAAACGCCAGGTGCTTATTCGGCCGTGCTCCAAGGTCATCGTCAGGTTTCTAACAGTGATGATGAAGCATGGTTACATTGGCGAATTTGAAATCATTGATGATCACAGGGCTGGGAAAATTGTTGTGAACCTCACAGGCAGGCTAAATAAGTGTGGAGTGATCAGCCCCAGATTTGATGTGCAACTcaaagatctagaaaaatggcagaatAACCTGCTCCCATCCCGTCAGTTTGGTTTCATTGTACTGACAACCTCAGCTGGCATCATGGACCATGAAGAAGCAAGACGAAAACATACAGGAGGGAAAATCCTTGGATTCTTTTTCTAG